DNA from Centroberyx gerrardi isolate f3 chromosome 20, fCenGer3.hap1.cur.20231027, whole genome shotgun sequence:
GgatctaaaaacaacaacaacaacaacacacacacacacacacacacacacacacacacacacacacacacacacacacacacaccgaatcGCAACTGCAGTGTCAAGATTAAACCAGAAGAGGGAGCCAACAGTATTTTCCATTGTAGCCCTATGATCCTATCCGAGTACCATGATGTAATTATAGCCTACTTATCCGTTATATATTCATTATAATAGGCTAATATTTCTCTATTTATTGTGGGTGTCTCTCAAATTTAAATCCACGTGTTGtctgtattttttcttattattgttGCTTATTTATTGCCATCTCTGCTTACTTAGCCTCCAATCTGTTAATTGTACTGTCATTTCTGTTATAGCGTGTGGTGGTGTAGGCTACTGTTTCCCTGTCTAAcaggtgataaaaaaaaaacaagtatggGTACACAACAGCAGAAGATCAGAAACTGGAGAAATATAAATAGAATATTCCTGACCAATACTTCcaaccaaaaacacacaaagagaccATTTAGCCATGGGATTCCCTATTTAATTTGcaatttaaattaaataatgtaaCTAATCATATTCCCAAATTGAACTACTGACATCATTTCCTGAGGAAGAGagtataataattaaataaaacattgtGATTTCTGACTGAGCATTGTCAGTTATTCTATCTTAACAAGAACCAGCATAAACCGCACCCATTGTAATATTCCTCAATCtcctatctttctttctttctttctttctttctttctatttgaaGCTCATGGGCAGTAAGAGTCTAGATATTCTCTCTCACCATGAATTATTCTCAATCCTGTCaatcaattatttttgaaatgaaaaacaaaacataacaaaacagtGAATATTAAACTGTAAAATTAGGAAGGAATTTGTTGATAATTTGTCCTCTCCACAGAAATATTCATGGTCTTCCAGTTGAGTAGGCTACAGGGTGTAGATGTCATGTTGTAGAGAAACAATGGTTATACTATATAGTGCACCCCGTCATGTTATATGCCATCGCATTTCTAGGAAACAACGCCTGAATACAGAGTTAGTCTAGGGTTAATTCCTCTTAGGTCTGAAAACAGATCCCAAATATGTCGTCAGTTTATtcgacaaagaaagaaaaaatgttttgaactgtatgtctgtatgtggtGTATTGTTTTTCAGTCTAGGCCATCCATGatttatagcctactgtaagctactgatataggcctatataataaaatatgtaatgtcatgtaatgtaatagaatagaatacaatacaatacaatagcctacaatacaatacaatgtttACAGACTGTGGATATTATCGAAAAAGCACCTTATGCAATTATACGTGAACTAGGTGCACCTGTGTAACTAGGATACAGAAAGTTTCTCATTGCTGAACCAACAACCAATCAGAGGAGAGAGTTTTTACACTCGAAGATTACTATTGGCTAAGGACTGAACGGGGAAGATCCAGCTGGAGGGAACTGCAGGGATGCGAGTGTGTTGAGTTGAGCTCATGTTTACATTACTGTATTACAACGCAGCGATCCTTCCGTGCGCCAGGACTACTTTCAACAACATTGGGCGGTTGATCAGCGTTACTGTCTCGAAGCAAGAGGACACACTATTTTCTCCCGGTAATATTAGCTACGATGTTTGTAGCGGTTTTAAAGTTGCCTGTTACAAGCCCTCGTTGGCGTCAAATCCGTTTCGCTAGGGAGAAGTCAGCGTtctgttaccatagcaacagtGCAGACATACCCATGCTTTGGCGGCAACATTTTGCTTGATGTCCAGTTCACTGCATTAACAAACTAAAAGACAATGAGAGACGATCAAATAAGACGTTGTGCTGTTCTTTTAGACGACTTTACAGTTTGTAAACAGTAGCGTTTGAAGGTATGGCCAACCGAAACGATAGCGGAGTGCAATTGTTTATCCAGCTATGCTAGTGGGGCACAAAGCATTAAAGTTAGGTTACTGAATGCTACCGACACAAACTAACTTTGTCAATCGGCGAATGACTTAGAGATGATATCTGTATGCAGTGACTGAATGAATGGGTGGAAGATATTACTAAGTGGCTTTCTACATAGCGTTTATAGGCCTACCAAAGAGAAACTGCGGTCATGTAGCCTACAAACCCCGAGTTCTGTGTTTTGAAGTCAGGTGTCCTCCCCAGGAAAGATACTGCAAAACTAGTCTCACAATCACAGATGTAGCTGCTATGCAAATCTGATttatgtttctctgtttctcgcTGATGTCATTAAGTTACTCGTTACTTCTTTCCCTCAGCCTGTCCTCTGTCTAGCCTCTCACACAAGCTCAGTGGTGTGAGCAGACTGTCTCAGCAGGGAGTGAATGGAAGGTGATTCCCTCCCAGGTGTTCCAGCTGGTTCACCTGCTGCGACTTTAAATCAAGAGCAGCCTACAACAATCCTAATAATGTTGCTTCAGTTAGATTACTTTTCttctccagttttttttttcttccacaatACATGTCATTCAGTGGACACTCATACAGTGCCTTACAGTATCATCAGGGAATACATTTGTAGTGTAAGCGGCGCCAGTGGGAACTAAAGCAACAATTCAACTTGCTCAATATTCTTTAGTAATACACCTAagattgtgtgttgtgtttataaTAAGGGATAAGGGTAATGTTTCAGCAtgttattttagtattttacatttcagactAGAGTCATGCTGCAGCCATGCAGCTGCGATATTATTCAATCAACACTGAGCTCTGTGTGAGGATgggaaggacagacagagagaaatcacAGAGAGCTTTATATGatatagaaacaaaaaacaagtttcCTTCTGTCATTGTAGTGTAGCCTACAATTATTAATCAGGTTTTCTCtgtaggctttttttttttttagaccacAATCTATTCAGAGACAACATTTGTGAATCATCAGGAGCCACACTTCAATTCAGCATACGTCCAATGCACCAAGCCGCACTCATTTAAatcaaatttcaacttttagaactgGTGCGCTTGTTATTCCCATAATCTTCCACACCATGAGGATGGGAGCATGCACTTTTCACAAgttaaaattattttgaaatgaagtgctgcttggtggatgcGATGTATGCATATAGTTTATATCTTACACTTTAATTGTATGAGAGGCCAtgtagaacacacacagacataaaaggttcacacacacatatataggaaatacttgcacatgcacataGCAACACTTGCACATACCCAAACACTAATTAATACTTATTTACGACCAAAAGCACTTGGATGCTTGACAAGTTGTAGGCTATTTACACCTGACTATCTCGGAAGTAAGAGCTTGGCAGGAgaacttgaaggcagcataagacAGGCTTAGATAAGTGTGTGTGGCATGGCGCCAGGCCAAAGTTGGTCATTCTGTGATCTGCCAGCTTATTATCTTCCAGTGTTTGCTCTATCTGATTGATGCCTGGTAAGCTGCCTTGACAACGAGAAAACATAGGATATGGTGTCCTGTTGAGCTACTTTTTAATCCTCCTTTGCCAGGCCTTTAGCCAACATTTCCCCACTGCCAGTGCTCTATTTTTAATGCCTTCAACGGAAGACCAAGCTTAAATTGAAGTTACTCTATTTCAATTTGGCTAAGAAGATAAATGTACAACCTGTTCACTTACACcagtgctgtggtgttttcAGCACAGATTTTAATTTAACAGCTTCAGGTGCGGAAAAGCTCTTCTCTTATTTCAGTGAACAAATATCAGGGATTATCCCTCTCCACTGACTCCCCGCTGAGTTCTCCTGCTCATTTTCCCTCCATCATGTCAAGAGGGATCAGGTGTTTGTCCCCAGAGTTTCTAATTGGTCATCAGATCCACTGCTGGCCCTGCTGTTTGAGTGTGTAAGTCAATCTGAACTGGGCCACCCCTGTGATGACATAAATTTACTCTGTTGTTAAAGACTAGGAGGCAGACAGCACAAGGAGGCTGAGATGTGGCTCATTGGTTTGCCTTCTGAGGAGTGTGACAGCATCTTGAAGGGCTCCTGAAACAAAGATTCCTGTAGTGAGGAGGCGTGGAGTCAGAGGGACGCGGGCAGCATCTTCCACCTTTGCCCCCCCCCAAATGTAGGCTGAACAACACAGGTGAGTGAGACTCGTTTCTCCAATGATGATAGTGACCAGAaactaaataaagaaaagaatggCATTCGACAAGGTTTACTTTGATTTCTTGGCATGTGTGATTTGGCAGTGAACAAGGCTATATTGCATCATTGAATGATTATGAGTCATTTACAAATGATAGCAACTGTGCTGTACTCAGTTTCAGATTTtagacaattaaaaaaaatatttgaaaggcATTTAACAATCAACAAAGTCACTCTTTTTGCATCTAGTCATTGTTTATCCGTGACAGAAAATCGAGAGGTGTTGTGCACGcacctgttgttgttgtgtaatGAAGAAGGACTTCAGAGAAATCCTTTATTGAGCTGTAACTGTATCCTGGTTGAGGTCAGTGGGGCGTCGCGGCCCAGTGCAAAGCTAAGAGTTCAGGGCCAGGATTATCCAGATCATTGGATCAGAATACTGTTACCTGGCACCCTAACCTCCCACAGTGTACCTGGGATGTCCTTCCTTagcgccccctccccccccaccatcATTACCAGCAATTAGCTTGACCTCACCTTCACCCTACAAGACACTAGGGGGGAGAGGCCAACAGCAGAGATGTTAGAAGTGTGCAGACTGCTGGCCACACTATGCCCGGGTCAGAGTGCAGATGGACActtgcagaagaagaagacataGAGTGGGGCAAACTCACCTGAGTCTATTTCTATAAGAAATGAATCCTATAGAAGAACGCACACTGCATTAAAAACTTGCTTTATGTTGCATGTTAAAAAGCTTGACGGCTCTCAAAAATTGCTTTTTGTGAAGACAGTTGTTTCCATTACTTCAGAATGAATTAGTGGCACCTCTGCTCCAGTTATTTTACCATAACTTCCCCCTCACTATTGTCTGGCGGCTCTCCACGTTGGACATTTGTGTCCGTCCTGCCACAATAACTCTTGAATGACAGTGTGCGATGGCATGCTGACAGCTGGAGCACTCAcctggagagagaaatggaaacgGAAACATGATTCCGTGTGTGCACTTACAGCATGTACTCTGTTCCGATTGATTGAATTTCAGCGCGAGGGTATACAGTACGTCCCATTAAAAGTACCATATGAATGAGTATTGGAAAATGGAACGGCGCATGATTTAGTTTCTGTCtacacactggcacacaggCTTTTGGCATTAGCCTACTCACAGGTAGATGAGAACATTTGTCcttgtttgtgcgtgtgcaggATGAGTCTACCTGTGGAGAGTCCTGACAGAGACTCTGATGATGCTCATAAAGGTgaacaggagggagagggatcAGGGAGCGACAGCCAAACTGAAGCCTGCACCCACACTCCTCCATCCACgagcaagaggaagaagaaaagcaaGAAGAGGTACTTTACAGCTCAATCTCTTCcgtgtttattttcattttttatttcccaACGCACGAATGTTATCATTGAATACCCTGACAGTTTTGATTTTAATACTTGTCCTGGAGGCTCTTGAGCTTCTGCTTTCTTCACTTGACTCATTATTTGGGAAAGGAAGATGAGAGTAATGAGGGATCCGTAGGACCTGGCAGCAAAGCAcatgtctgtccctctctctgcctctcttctcttccagaTGACTGTGGATCAACCTCACCAACTGTAAATATGAGAGTGGTAAGTTCAGGCCAGAGAATACTAAATCAAGGGATGTTAATTATCCATGTTATCCGTGTTAAGATGCATCAATCCAGCCATTTATGTCCCACAATTACTTTAGTAATACAGAAACAATTCATCATTGtatagaaaaacagagagatagacttATAATGACATAGTAAACACAAGAACATTGTGGTAAAGGCCAGACTCGCACCTGAATATTCCTCCCAACCCTACAAGGTTTAATCTGTGGCTCCTAGATTAGTCATTGAAGCAGAAAATCTTGACttcatgtaacacacacagtcataaacacacgcacacacacacactcgtgcagTAAAAGTacacctctgtgtgttcctTTCTCTCAGTGCGACGTGCTGCTCGTAGGTACGGCCTGAGGGAGGCGATGGAGGGCGATGACTGGACTCTGTTTTGGACCGACTGCTCTGTGACACTGGACCGTGTTAAGGACATGAAGCGCTACCAGGTGTTCTACTTCATGCCTTTATTGGAGTTCTGCCTTTAATTTACCAACACTTCCCTAATATCATCAAAAAAAAAGGAGttgttttaaaatacaaactgatTGAACTGCAATCTTAATGTCTGCTAAGCCTATTTGTGCTGTTGGGAAGGAATTGGGGGTATCAGTCATTCTGCTCTTTCAAACTGTGATatccttatttttattttacattcttaAAATTCTCAATAAGCCTAACCACGAAATAATTACAAATACAACTGTGATCAGATTGCACAATTTTTGGAAAGTATTCCAGGCTCATAACAATCACATAAATTTGTAATTGTGTAATTCAATGATTATACAGTTACTATTCAGCAGTTTACAGCCAATCGACCTCAGGCTGTTCTGCTAGTGTGAATAAGCGGAATCAATTCATTTCTAGTGTCGTAAGAGGCTTATCCTCATCAGGTTGCATGCCATCTTATACATAAAACATTTAATACCTGTGGCAACAATCCACCTATATGGCCCACACAACATTTCACCTGTAACATCCACCACAAGCTTGTGTGTCTCCTGTGTCTTGGCAGAAAATCAACCATTTCCCAGGGATGAGTGAGATCTGCCGGAAAGATTTACTGGCAAGAAACATGAACCGCATGCTGAAGCTCTTCCCCAAAGACTACAATATCTTCCCCAGAACATGGTGCCTCCCCGCAGAGTCAGTTTGCACTTTTCGCCGTTactttgctgttttgttgttgttggtgtttttttttttttatgtatttcaaTATACTAACTCATTATCCACTTGTGCTTTATAGTTACAGTGACTTCCAAGCTTACACCAGGGCCAAAAAATGCAAGACATATATCTGTAAACCAGACACAGGTTGCCAAGGCAGAGGGATCTTCATCACCAAATCCAGCAAAGACATTCACTCTGGGGAACATATGATCTGCCAGGTTTACATCTCCCGGGTGAGGGTCTAAAacaacacttacacacacacacacacacacacacaaacagacacacacaggttgaaGTTTAATCGTGCTTTTTGTCCCTTCCCCCAGCCATTCATAGTTGACGGATACAAGTTTGACCTGCGTATCTATGTGCTGGTAACATCGTGCGACCCCTTCAGCATATTCATGTACAAGGAGGGACTGGCTCGCTTCTGCACCACTCAGTACAATGAGCCCACCAATGGCAATGTGGTAAGGAGGAGGACATcgtttttttaagttttaaaagAAAACGGTGAATTGTTAGAGTATCCTGTACTGTTACAAAAGTGATATTCGATAATCTGAGGTCAGTGGAAGTATAATAAATAATCAGCAGCATCATCATGGATACACacagtgctttacaaaaaacaaaacaataagaaATACAAATCAATAAGGCATGCAATAAAATACCAGGCATGATTTAAAAACCTGAttagataagaaaaaaaaaaccacaagcATAAAATAGGTAGAAACAACTTTTATACAAACCTATCTGTAGAAATTAGTTTTGTAAAAATGATTCAAAAGATGTCACTGATTTTGCCAGgctaagctcctcaggcagggcgTCCCAAACCCGAGGGGTCCTGATGTaaatattacagtatatatttcaTGCTTGTCTgtcatatctctctcttccctcctcctgcctgcATTAGGatgatgtgtgcatgcatctaaCCAACTACGCCATTAACAAGCACAGTGAGAACTTCGTCCGGGACAACGACACCGGCAGCAAACGGTACATACCTAGATGATAGGCTTTGTTGTGTGACATTTCTACTCTTACATACAGCATTTTTGTCCTAGCATCTCAGACTTTCCTTCTCCTTTTATTTTTCCAGAAAGCTGTCCACCCTGAACAAGTACCTGGAGTCCACGTGCTGCAACACAGAGAAGATGTGGACTGACATTGAGGATGTGATCATAAAGACTCTGATCTCCGCTCACCCCATCCTGAGGCATAATTACCACACCTGCTTCCCCAACCACGCCACCGGCAGCGCCTGCTTCGAGATCCTGGGCTTCGACGTGCTGCTGGACCACCGGCTCCGACCCTGGGTGCTGGAGGTGAGAGGCCACTCCACTCATCACAGTGGCACCTATGTATCAGAGAGACTTATGCTTATTGGAATTGTTGAGGAAGAAGtggaaaagtacctatactaagtaacattcctatatgctcacttaatatgtaacctttgacccatatttacaccttaagtgcctatttacaccttaagtgcctatttacaccttaagtgcaCATTTAGGAACTTTGCTTAGtgtaggtacttttccatttttttcctcaacagAATCAAGCTCTCAACCATTAGTTAATGCCTTCACCTctatataatgtataatgtccaaaaatgcacaaatgacataaaaatatgcacagaaaaaatatttaaaatatattttttaaaagtcaCTGTTTGTGGAAGAACTTATCTTAGATGTCTgaatctatctgtgtgtgtgtgtgtgtgtgtcaaggtgaATCACTCCCCGAGTTTTACCACTGACTCGCGGCTGGACCGTGAGGTGAAGGACGCCTTGCTGTACGACACCCTGGTCCTCATCAACCTGGGTGCCTGCGACCGCCGCAAGATCACCAAGGAGGAGCGCCGCCGGGTGAAGGATAGGCTGCAGCAAAACCGCACCAGAGAAGCCAGGTAGGGTGCTGCTAACTGCAAATGTTGTGTACATTTGTTGAGAGGTTACACATTTAAAGACATTACAGTTGAGCAGAAAAGGTGTATCCATTCCTGCATACTTACAACT
Protein-coding regions in this window:
- the ttll6 gene encoding LOW QUALITY PROTEIN: tubulin polyglutamylase ttll6 (The sequence of the model RefSeq protein was modified relative to this genomic sequence to represent the inferred CDS: substituted 1 base at 1 genomic stop codon); this translates as MSLPVESPDRDSDDAHKGEQEGEGSGSDSQTEACTHTPPSTSKRKKKSKKRXLWINLTNCKYESVRRAARRYGLREAMEGDDWTLFWTDCSVTLDRVKDMKRYQKINHFPGMSEICRKDLLARNMNRMLKLFPKDYNIFPRTWCLPADYSDFQAYTRAKKCKTYICKPDTGCQGRGIFITKSSKDIHSGEHMICQVYISRPFIVDGYKFDLRIYVLVTSCDPFSIFMYKEGLARFCTTQYNEPTNGNVDDVCMHLTNYAINKHSENFVRDNDTGSKRKLSTLNKYLESTCCNTEKMWTDIEDVIIKTLISAHPILRHNYHTCFPNHATGSACFEILGFDVLLDHRLRPWVLEVNHSPSFTTDSRLDREVKDALLYDTLVLINLGACDRRKITKEERRRVKDRLQQNRTREARSEELRQCQAASMEQMERYEAKHLGGFKRIYPREGGEKYDKYFKHSSSLFQETAASKAREECARQQLQELRLKQEQKERDQKGGRRRDLQGESAGERVKPQRAQARPANSNSDSEPLMVLTVPPLPSVTVTPAAIEVSEEEQEEQEQEEERVSGLLQREKLLRDLGVVDQIYQLLQGRLETLMEFSRRPQQQHCTLILRQYVRSHMIQQRLPRATLDQRNVSDCLQGDQPVEPQPETREIRRTVSAQRIPWPVSGSLAVRQVTMSSSYAETRARAAMPSVSQLPKGGLRCAPMSHDPKALQSLFVISTRAPLVSRPGFSHIVRKASRKAPRHGQGH